AACTTCTACTATTAAAGTCGTGTAACCCCCCTCAcgttttcactttttaatttttttttttaatttttttattatttaaaatcttttataatttataaatcatgtttttaaatatattttaaataattaaaattatatctaattaataattaaaNNttttaatattattaaataaataaattttatattctaattatttttgtaattaaaNNNNNNNNNNNNNNNNNNNNNNNNNNNNNNNNNNNNNNNNNNNNNNNNNNNNNNNNNNNNNNNNNNNNNNNNNNNNNNNNNNNNNNNNNNNNNNNNNNNNNNNNNNNNNNNNNNNNNNNNNNNNNNNNNNNNNNNNNNNNNNNNNNNNNNNNNNNNNNNNNNNNNNNNNNNNNNNNNNNNNNNNNNNNNNNNNNNNNNNNNNNNNNNNNNNNNNNNNNNNNNNNNNNNNNNNNNNNNNNNNNNNNNNNNNNNNNNNNNNNNNNNNNNNNNNNNNNNNNNNNNNNNNNNNNNNNNNNNNNNNNNNNNNNNNNNNNNNNNNNNNNNNNNNNNNNNNNNNNNNNNNNNNNNNNNNNNNNNNNNNNNNNNNNNNNNNNNNNNNNNNNNNNNNNNNNNNNNNNNNNNNNNNNNNNNNNNNNNNNNNNNNNNNNNNNNNNNNNNNNNNNNNNNNNNNNNNNNNNNNNNNNNNNNNNNNNNNNNNNNNNNNNNNNNNNNNNNNNNNNNNNNNNNNNNNNNNNNNNNNNNNNNNNNNNNNNNNNNNNNNNNNNNNNNNNNNNNNNNNNNNNNNNNNNNNNNNNNNNNNNNNNNNNNNNNNNNNNNNNNNNNNNNNNNNNNNNNNNNNNNNNNNNNNNNNNNNNNNNNNNNNNNNNNNNNNNNNNNNNNNNNNNNNNNNNNNNNNNNNNNNNNNNNNNNNNNNNNNNNNNNNNNNNNNNNNNNNNNNNNNNNNNNNNNNNNNNNNNNNNNNNNNNNNNNNNNNNNNNNNNNNNNNNNNNNNNNNNNNNNNNNNNNNNNNNNNNNNNNNNNNNNNNNNNNNNNNNNNNNNNNNNNNNNNNNNNNNNNNNNNNNNNNNNNNNNNNNNNNNNNNNNNNNNNNNNNNNNNNNNNNNNNNNNNNNNNNNNNNNNNNNNNNNNNNNNNNNNNNNNNNNNNNNNNNNNNNNNNNNNNNNNNNNNNNNNNNNNNNNNNNNNNNNNNNNNNNNNNNNNNNNNNNNNNNNNNNNNNNNNNNNNNNNNNNNNNNNNNNNNNNNNNNNNNNNNNNNNNNNNNNNNNNNNNNNNNNNNNNNNNNNNNNNNNNNNNNNNNNNNNNNNNNNNNNNNNNNNNNNNNttattaattagatataattttaattatttaaaatatatttaaaaacatgatttataaattataaaagattttaaataataaaaaaattaaaaaaataaaaataaaaagtgaaaacgtGAGGGGTTGCACGACTTTAATAGTAGAAGTCGTCAAACCCCCATACGACTtcgtttgttttttatttattttttgttaaaaatgtcttggtaatcgattaccagatacttgtaatcgattatcatgcctTAAAGTCaaatgaacagtgtgaagtcgtgcaggaGTGACACGACTTCTTTATTTGAAGTCGTGTAGGGGTGGCACGAATTCCCTATTCtcgtaattaaattttttttttgcctatTATTGTAATATTCCCTTCATTTTTGCCTATGGTACAAAAACCGGTATTGCGGGGTCTATCTCTCTCTGTCACGTTCGTGGTCTGCAATGGAGTCGCGGTGGCTTGGTTCGAACAGCGCTTGCGGCGGTGGCGCCTTCGCAGTGAAGGCTCGTTCGCGCAACAGCAGTGATTCGCGATAGCGTGGCAATGGTTTCTCTCTCTGTCGGGGAGGTGACCAGCCATGGAggttctctttctctcttcatcACAATGGCTCCTGCATTGGTGGAGCTCTTGTCGCGGTGCTGCACTTGTCCTCATCAAGAGGAGatgaaatcaaaatacaattttttatttattttacatatcatTAACGTgcttatgaaaaaatatatttggatattttatatataaaataaatatattttattttaaaataaatagatattcaatttttggtcatttttcataatataaaagaattatttaaattaagaaatcatAATGGTGAATATTCTCTATTCGAGGTAATTTATAGTAAATTTTAAACGATtatgtttattaatatttagattatctaatatatatatatatatatatatattatatatatatatatatatatatatatatatatatatatatatatattgataaatgtatgaaaattttgagGTTTTGTTTaccaataataaattaatttaaatatatgtttattgtcgaacatgttttattataaatatttaaattttataacaataaatttttaatgattaatattcttttcaaaagacgaaaaatttaatattaatagtacATTGGTGTCTTAAGACCAGTTAAATTattatctaaatttatttattattttcttatggtgtgaacttaattgttttatttttttttctaagtccATTCACGATTGTTGAAACAAATTTTACGGACAAGAAATATAATGTAAAGATATTTATTGGTTGTATGGATTTTAACTTGCATTAAGAATTAAGAAAGCCCTTCCTACATATTTAAGTacatataaaaagagaaaagattaCACCAGCCTATGAGTACGGTGATCATTAAGAGTGACATTGTAGAGGTTTTTATGGGTactatatttaaagaaataaaattgttaaagatttttttattgggAAAAAAAGCATTTTGCATTAAGTATCATGTCAAATAAAATGTGAGATAATACATTAGAATAATGTCAAACATTGTTGCAAAAGATAAGGCGTCAAAACTTGAAGATGTTACAAGATTTACTTGCACACTTAATTTtgatcttttttctttcatagttTGGATATTTTAAGGTATCTTATAACTATTAGAAGGAAAAATTGTCTCCTAGTGAACTCATTTCATATTGTGACAATAATAGgagagattaaaataaaaaagacttaaaatattcattttaaaaacacatctaaagacaaagacaaaaggaaaaaaacttaGAATCTTGATAATGAAACTGCTAAAGGTCGACTACAAAAGAAATACAAAGAGGAggataaatgttttttttttcaataaggTTAGATATATAAAGAGGAATTGTACAAAATATCACACTTGACATGCAAAGAAAGATACGATTATTGCTTTGGTTTATTTTGAGATTAATTTAGCTTCAGTACCAAGAAGCAATTGTTGTTAAATGCAGATGCTACTACTAACATCAGTGGTTCAATGTAAGGTTGCCTAATTTATCAAAAGccaaatgattttaaaaaattaatatatgttggAGATGAGAAGTTGTTGGAGGTGGAAGCTATATGACATCTTAGATTATCAGGTGTACTGGTTTTTATTTAGACTTGAAAGACAATTTCGTTGTATTGTCATTTATGTCGaatttggttttagtttcttaTGTGGACAAAGTATGATATTTATGTCCCTTTGGaaacaataaattcatattGTCTTTAGATTCAAATACTCTTGGAGCTAGTTCACTTTTGGTTCATGATAATCTATATATGTTTGATATAATGATTTCCTATAGTgagtaaaaaaattacaaaattacatgGTACTAAGCATAAAATTAATGATACTAATCCAGGAGCATTGAGGCATGGGTCACATATCTAAAGATAAAGTTTAATAGGTTGTGTCAAATAAGATCTTGATTTCATTGACTTCACAAACTTTTAAGTTTGTGTTGAATGCGTTAAaggtaaacaaacaaaaaataacggTAATATATGCATATAGAGTCACAAACATCTTATAAATGATACATATGAACATTTGTTGGCCATTTCCTATACCTTCAAAAAATGGTAAAGACTAATTTATATCATTAGTTGATGATTACTCTAGATATGTATACCTATATTTTATACATGAAAAATTTCAATCTTTagacttatttaaataatttaaagttcAAGTTGAGAATCAACTTAACAAAAGGATTAAGAATGTTAGATCTCGTCATAGTAGTAAATACCATGACATTTATACCAAATATACAAGAAAGTATAGAATTGTCCCATGTTACATCATGTTAGGGTCACCTAACACGAATAACGTGGTTAAAAGACGAAACTGATAACATAAATGATATGGTTAAAAGACAAAATCAATCTTTacataatatgataaaaaacataatttgttACTCCATCTTTTGAGAGTCACTATAAAAAAaccattaaataaaaactttaacttacattttaaataaactatcaACCAAAATAATACTTTTGACAATACTTCGTGAGCTTTAAGTTGATTGAAAGTGTAATCTAAAACACTTTTATGTCTagtaattttcgtttttttaagaATCTGACATATTAAATtcccttctcttttattttttctttttattttcatcttatctatTATTCTGAATATATACTCGTTTCGTTTCAATTAGCATGATCGGCGCATTCTAGCAATCACCGTTTTCATTTTGTTGTCCCTGtcactttgttttatttattaagtgcacaaataatatataccaGATCAATAATATTGgtgtcgaaaaaaaaaaactcaatttagACAGAAGTTGACATTACTATGTTGAagcaatttcaaaaataaaataaaactcagcGTACATTAAAAAATTGCGTTCAACTAAAATACAATATccatttcaaaatgaattagagaaagaaaaaaattatcatggTCATCTCACTCATAACTTGGAACAGATGTGTTTGACTTTTTATCTGGATCATGTGATTCACGGATTGCTAGATTGGCTTCAACATCGGAGGTGACCGACaaagatagaagaaaatgttattttaaagaaGCAAAatgcatatttatattatttttgttttgatgataaGTCCAAAACACTCCCTCTTAAATTTGGGTGTCCCATTAGTTtaaaaggaacatgtgacaacCAAATACTTGGTGGAAATCACTAAAGTGGTACAGTTCGTAAATAACTGCTAAGAGTTTAATTTCTgatcataatattaatattaatttttatatgtttatatattataatagataaataattaaaataaaatttaaataacttcatgtttattaatatattttatatggttttatattggagaaaatatataactataaacTATTATGGTGATAgatgaaataaaatcaattaatataaagatTCATATTCATTAAagtaacttattttaatatattatgattttaaaatataacccTTGTActtattaatgtttaatattataCCCCTTTActtattaatgtttaatattgtttcttttattttaattctatttttttaaatttaatttttacatcaaattattttaatttttaaatatatactaaCTATTTATTCATCACATTAAATCATATGCCCGAGTGAGCTGTACACCAACCAActcttttgtaatatttattaatagacATAATTGCACTTCTTTTTTGGACaaaatatttaagtataatttattttacttttaataatgtttcctcttataatcttttatttttattttgaaaaactatatgaaataatttactaacattgtatttcaattttttatttctattttaatacaattttctcattatgtgaattttattacaattgatTTGAGAGTTAAACtctgtaaaaaaaaaggttatttaaaaaaaaatactacacAAGAAATTGTGAGTTctaataattaactttttctttttccaacttttaattattattttttttaataattgtgttATTAGGATGAAGTAtcttccacttttttttttcttaatgagaAAATTTTATGGAAAATCTGATTTATTATGAGAATCTTCTTtccaaaattatgttttttttacctTGTTGGATCAAGTTTAGTACAGATTGAATTAATTActtgttgatattttaatttaatttaatgttgtttgtaaCATAATTGAatcatattttttcataatcGACCATAATTGTCTGAATCTGTAAGcataatttagaaaagaaaaagaattacatcacgcaaacaattttttttgagaataaaaactatcgaatttagtttcaatttttaaaattcgttCAAACACAactagattaaattaaaatattattataattttaagtaaaaatatatatttaaatttcaatattatttttatatgataattttttgttgaaatttaatagtttattacaaataaaattaaaattatacaaaagtttttttttactaaatatcCAGTACATTTCATTTATTCGACACCGaaataaaacaaagttattttttatttttaaagcttgacttaatataaattaaatctgaaaaatttatttatattaatccGTATTCGAAATAATTTATATCTGATGAGTGAAATGCTAAGGTGAATTGGGCAACCTTGATCCATCCCACTCTTGCTGAAACCGTAATGCATGACGGCCACTTTTCGAAAGTCTATGTAGTTTAGggtaatgatattttcacacctaaattctaacaaatttttgataTGAAACACGTGTTATAAGTTAATTTGTCTGTGTgtttaatatttagaaaaattaaagtacATAGACCAATTGATTTATGACACGTGTTcagtataaaaaatttgttagaaattgAATGTGGAATTATCTTTATCCATGGAGTTTATTTCCAAAATGGgttttatcaaataaaagaacTTGTTTTTATCCACTTTGgtaggttttaaaatatttccaaaaagtgaaaataaaaatataaaagcaataaacaacaaataaacataaagaaaacaaaatttggtttGTGGCCACCAGAAAAaacaggaaagaaaaaaaaaggttgggAAGTGAAGTGTGACTAGGATGCATTTAGGTGGCAACtctatttttactttctttcaCTGCTTTTCACATAATAATGGCATTATCAGACAACcctaaaaaaatcaacaaattcaaataatattttccatATCACATACacttagaaaaaataataaaatatatagggGCACAAGAAAAGAATACAAATGGTTCAGTAACAACCCTAATCATAGCCCTCCATGTCAACACCTCAACGGTTCCACGTGTACCCTCCCTACACGTGGTTGATAAACTTTGCTGGAAAGCATGGGGTATGGTGGAATTGCCAGCACCTGATCATGACCAACCGAAATAAGGAAACCGGAAAAACAAAACGTGGAggataaaaaagagagaagggTCGCTTAAACGTTTCTCTCTCTGTTCGTTCGGAGgtatctttctctttcttctcccCTTCTCGGGTGTTCTGTCGCCGTAACACAAAggggaagaaagagaaagaacacGGTGGCATTTTGACCCACCCAATAGCTTTTGCTCTTCAACGAGACATAGCTTCTTGTGTGGGTTTCTTCCTTCCAGCTTGGAGGGATTCGACTTTCtgtctttttcccttttctgtCCGATTTTCATTTGGGTCGTTTGGGGGTTTTGGGTGTTGCTGAAGATGCTGGTAGCTAATAGCTTTGATCTATGGCGAAAGGACGCTTTTTTCTCTGCGGCGGAAGAGGTGCAGGAATCGGCTGATGTGTACGTTCCCCGATTCGTCTCTTAGGTTGATTTAATCACGATATTAGATGAATTCCATGGTTAAAAAACGCATCTTGTGGGTTGAGATCATGTTGGGTATGTGTGGGTTTTTTGGGTTCTGGTGGGTTGTTTTTCCAATCGCCGTGTTGTGTCTTTCGTTCTTCCTATTTCTTATTTGTTCTTTGCTCAGCTAgactttttcatttaaaaaaaattggtagatttttcttttcctttggcGCTTGCATATGGAGTTTTTGGTAGTTGGGGTAAATAATAGAAACGAAGGGGAGGTATTGTGTGGAAGAGAACCTAGACCATATTTTCCCTTGCATCAAATTTTGGAACTACTGCGAAGTTGATATTTATTTGATCTTATCGGGTGTGTAAATGATATGAATGACAACTTACAGTAGATTCCCATCTTATATCTGGGGTCAAAATACTTGAAGCTATTTGGATGATCTATGCACTGGCATGCCCTTTTTCGAGTCAGTCCTAATTTAGGATGGAGTTTGGTCATGTCTTCTTTATCACTATAGTCTATAAATATATTGGACCATGGCAtgctgaagaaaaaaaatggactgTCATTTATGTCTGACATAAATTTCATGTCTCTCTTTATCCAGAATGGAATCTGCTTACAGGGcatggttgagagaaaagagagaaaggtcAACTCCTGCGGAATTAAATGAACTATGTAGGGAGCTACAAACTGCTTTAGGTACTGCAAAATGGCAGGTAAATAAATATACTTCTCTTTGATATTGAATTCCTCTCCCTTTGTCTATGTACTTTCGCAACAAAAATCTTTAGTTTTCTTATTGTAGATTCTCTTATAAGTCAACTCTCTCCATTGTTTCTTGTCATATCCCTTGAGATTGAATattctttgttgtgttagttaGAGGAGTTTGAGAAAGCTGTCAGGCTAAGCTACCGACATCATGGTGATGACAATTCAAGCGCTAGGCATAGGCAGTTTATTTCTGCCATTGAAAGCCAAATTACCCAAGTTGAAGAAGCACTAAGAGAATCTTTTATTGAGCAAGGCAAGCAACCCCTTCGGTGGGTACATCTGGATGAAGAAGAGCGAGATGATCTGGCTGCGTTTCTATCCGGAACTTGTCAGACCATAAAAAGCACCACTGATGATGAATCCATGGAGGGTACCGCCACGAAGATAAGCTCACTTCAGCAGAAACAAGtcaaaaaagaagataaaaatgtaGATATAAACACTTTCTGCAACCGTGATTTATCTGCTAGTGAAAAGTCTTCTAAGGATGTCATTTCTGCTAACAAGGATGCAAATTATGTGATAGAAATAAAAGCAGATGCTGTTTCCAGAAGTAATGATGAGATAGTTTCTCAAACAGATAGAACAAGTACAAGAAAGACGTGGAATCCACCTAATTACGGTGCTCTAAAAATTGTAATTGCTGACGAAGATGAGCCAAGAGATAATACTCCACGGACTGTTGATGCCACCCCTAAAGAAAAAGGATTCAAAAATCTATCCTGGaaacaaaagtttgaagaaTATCCTCAGGCCATGCGAGTAGTTCGTATGTTCAATCAGGTTAGATGAATAACTGCATAAGGAGATAGAGAAATTTTCTTCTAGTTTTCTTTCCTTACAGTCAGATTTTTTGTACTGTGCAGCGTTTTGGACGCACTGGTATATGCCAGAGCCAGAGACAGTTTCAAAGGCCATTCCACCCACGATATGGGTGTTCTGTTCAAGTTACACTTGTTCTAATGCTGACCATTTTTCTTCTTGGTAAGCTTTCGGTTCCTGCTCATAAAGGATTCTTACGCCTGGGCATTGTCTGTGTTGTCTCTAATTTCTGCTTATTTCAGCTCTACTTTCATGTTCCTGTCAACAAAGTTAATATAATGCATAAGCATTTTCTCTAACTGGGTTGTGACTTGTAACATATTGGATAGCAGATCCTGAAACTTGCTAGTTCCTGTGATCTTTGTTATGATGTTTATTAAAACACacaaatggttaaatatgttacAATTGCTTGAgattgctattttttttttttctgtatgtGTGCTTAATTTACTGGGGTAGAAAGAAACAGAATGAGGACTGAGGCTTTTCAGATAGAATCATGGCATTATATGGGGAATGAATGACCATTCTTGTTATTGCTGTTGAAATTTTGGCGTCGctaattaaatgatattttcttccctttctctgCAGTTCCCTTTGTACTCTATTCATCTTGAGTTAAACGGCAGCTTCGCTCAACCATTTTACGAGGTATTTCCACAACCTTAGAACTTgactaaaataatgaaatctGACATTGTTGCAAGTATGTTTGAGGTGAAAGTTAGCAAGAAGAGGTTTCCTTTCTACTTAAAACATGGTCGGAACAatgaaatatttcattaaaatacgCTGTAGtggttaaaataataaaacctttGCTAGTATGTGTGGGGTGTAAGTTAACATGAAGATGTTTCCTTTCTCCTTGAAACTTTGTTGGAACCAAGAAAGATCGCATTTCCTTTTTCGTCAGATAGTTTGTGGTGATCTGTATGGTTTTCTTGCAAGATAGTTTACTTATTCAAAAGTAGATTTAACCACACGCAACGTGTGCGGATTCAAACAGCTTCATCATCCCAAACATAGTATCATTTTTTCAATTCAAGTGAAAACTTGACTTCAAACAGTTACGATCTGTATGAAAAATAGAGATCTGAATACATGTGTCATGTTAATAGAGATTTGTACTGAATTTTTATTCAAGAACTTGGCTTTAATTGGAGAAATTATATATGcatgttaattttattgaacTGTTATATGAATGAATGTTTGGGTTTTGCAGGGCTTTACTTGTGGTTGTGGGTAGAGAAGGTGAGTGGTCAATCGAGATCTAAGGCAGTGcctttgatatattttggtgGGACAGTGAAGAGAATCGGCGTGACCTTCTCTTTTGTCGTTGTCGAGATTAAGATGAATTTACCTTTGTGTGGATACTGATAGGATAGCAACCAACCTCTGCGTCCTACAGGGACAGCTTCTATTTTAGTTTCTAAGGCATGTTAAAATGTATATACATTTATCCAATATTTAATGCAAGTTAAGCTAAATTGCTTGCAACACTGTTACTGTCTCAATTCAATGCATATGATGAGCTggaacaaacaaacaaacacgtttatctcttttattttttatagtactATGTCTGTTTCTAACTTCCGAAAGAATCAAGGGACTGTTGCAACCACTGTTTTTTATCACATTAATTGTGgttttaactatataaataaaaagttttaagtGTAAAACAAATGTAAATAAAGAGCCTTGGACGGAAGATTACGATAGCGAAATGCGTTTTTCAAGGATGGCCAAATGTTACATTAGtcttaaaatatcaaaatataaaaaacatttttgaattttttcagaccgaaaataacatttattttttttatctttctaaggttaatgttaataatacataaaatctCTCAAAAAATGGAAACACAAATATAGGGTTGACCTTCCACGCATGACAAACTGTCGAGTAAAAATGATCCTCTTTCGTCCCACATTCTCAACGCCATTGAAGAGCAAACCAGGTCGCACTATTGAAGACATGAATGATGTTACAtcatatcattttaattaatttgtacaGCATTAAATAATTGGGGGGAAATTTAAACCAGTGAAAAAAAACACGGAACGATAAAAACTTTACGATACTAAGTAGGTAAGCAGTTATGGGCCGAGCCTCTGGATATATCGGCCCAACATTATTGGTAAAGCAAATGGAAAAGAAGAAATGGTTggacccaaaaaaaaaaaaaaacagagagagagaggaagaaggaagaaaaggaaaagagaaaggagaaCATAGGTGCCAGATTCCTGTATGTAGCGAGTCCAATCAGTCCTCCACCACACTCAGATCTGCGAGTTTCGCTTTCTGTATGTGTTCTGTGTGTTGAGAGCAAATTGAATGTTCAATCCCCAATTTCCATTTTCGAGTTCTCAGAATTTCAAATTTCCTAACTGAACGCGATCCCAATCTCCGATGTCTTGTCTAGCGCTTTCCTTGCAACCCTCCAATGGATCCGACATACTTCTCCAGACGCGCGAGTGGTTCCCTCCGGCACGCGCCCTCGTCGCCCTCTCCGCGTTTCGCCAAACTCGCCGCGCCCTCGCTGCCAATAAGCACTCCACGCCGGACGACGCCTACGCAGCGGAATCAATCGGCGACGATCCCCTCGCGGCGTCGAGCGGCCAGGTCATCGTCGGGGTGGAGAGCCGCTACCGCGTGGTGTACCGCCTCGTGAACGGCATCTACGTGCTCGGCATAACCGTCGCGGACCATGACAACTCCGTCAACGTGTTCGAGTGCATCCACATCGTAAACCAGGCCGTCAGTGTTGTCGTGACGGCGTGCCGCGGCGTCGATGTCACGCCGGAGAAGCTCAGCCGCAAGTACGCCGAGATCTACATGGCCCTTGACATTGTCCTCCGCGGCGTCAGCAACATCCGTCTCGCCGCCATGCTTTCCACCATGCACGGCGAGAGCATCGCCAAGATGGTCCACTCCGCCATTGACACCGAGAACAAGATCCGCGGCGCCGATACGTGGCTCACGGCGGAGGTGCATTCGCTCGAGCACCAGGCCTGCATCGACGCCTTATCCACCGCCTCCTTCGAGTTGCCGCCGGAGACGCTCGAGGCCGGCGAAGAGGTCGCCGCCAGCCTTGCCCCCGCCCAGCCGGAAACGCAGGAGGAGCCGCAGCAGAAGCCGGAAGAGTCTCAGGTGGAGGACCCTTTTGCAGCTAGTGATGCTATTAACAAGCCGCAGGAACTTGTTGAAGGTTTCAAGAAAACAAAGGACCCTGCTACCGATTTAACCTCGGCTTTGGAGGGGCTTGATGTCACCACATTGCCTCCTCCTGAAGCTACTCAATCCACGCAGATAAATGTGGAGGGTTTTGAAGGGAACTACGGTGGAGTTGAGTTTGGGAATGAGCAAGCTTCTATTGGAGAAGCTTTTGAAGGTTTCAACGATGCTTGGGGTGGTGGACTGGATCCTTCCGAGTTTGTGGGCACAACCAAACCTCCCAAACCGCAAGGTCTTGGTGGGGTTGAATTGTTGCAAACTGGGCCTGATGCTGCTCCTAAAGCAGCTGCTGAAAGTGGTTCAGGAACTCCACTTGAAAACTTGTTGGTGAAGAAAACTGAGATGAAGGGTCCTGAGATGTATATCTCTGAGGTGATTAGTGCAGAGTTTAGGGAATCGTTGCTAGCACGAGTGGGGTTGATGGGTGTCGTTTACCTCAGAACTTTACCACCCAAAACTGCTGGTGATAAGGAAACTGAATTCTCATTCCGAATTGAAGGAACCAGTGCTGTTAAGAGATTTGTTATTCAGAATTCGCGTGTTAGTAGTCTTGGTAATGGGTTGTTTCATGTGAGGACTGCGGCCTCTGAGGAGCCAATACCAATTATTAAGTATAGCTTACTTCCTAGGTTGACGCCTTTGCCTTTGAGGATTCGA
This genomic stretch from Vigna radiata var. radiata cultivar VC1973A chromosome 7, Vradiata_ver6, whole genome shotgun sequence harbors:
- the LOC106769372 gene encoding uncharacterized protein LOC106769372 isoform X1, with amino-acid sequence MLVANSFDLWRKDAFFSAAEEVQESADVMESAYRAWLREKRERSTPAELNELCRELQTALGTAKWQLEEFEKAVRLSYRHHGDDNSSARHRQFISAIESQITQVEEALRESFIEQGKQPLRWVHLDEEERDDLAAFLSGTCQTIKSTTDDESMEGTATKISSLQQKQVKKEDKNVDINTFCNRDLSASEKSSKDVISANKDANYVIEIKADAVSRSNDEIVSQTDRTSTRKTWNPPNYGALKIVIADEDEPRDNTPRTVDATPKEKGFKNLSWKQKFEEYPQAMRVVRMFNQRFGRTGICQSQRQFQRPFHPRYGCSVQVTLVLMLTIFLLVPFVLYSS
- the LOC106769372 gene encoding uncharacterized protein LOC106769372 isoform X2 — its product is MCTFPDSSLRMESAYRAWLREKRERSTPAELNELCRELQTALGTAKWQLEEFEKAVRLSYRHHGDDNSSARHRQFISAIESQITQVEEALRESFIEQGKQPLRWVHLDEEERDDLAAFLSGTCQTIKSTTDDESMEGTATKISSLQQKQVKKEDKNVDINTFCNRDLSASEKSSKDVISANKDANYVIEIKADAVSRSNDEIVSQTDRTSTRKTWNPPNYGALKIVIADEDEPRDNTPRTVDATPKEKGFKNLSWKQKFEEYPQAMRVVRMFNQRFGRTGICQSQRQFQRPFHPRYGCSVQVTLVLMLTIFLLVPFVLYSS
- the LOC106769283 gene encoding uncharacterized protein LOC106769283, whose amino-acid sequence is MSCLALSLQPSNGSDILLQTREWFPPARALVALSAFRQTRRALAANKHSTPDDAYAAESIGDDPLAASSGQVIVGVESRYRVVYRLVNGIYVLGITVADHDNSVNVFECIHIVNQAVSVVVTACRGVDVTPEKLSRKYAEIYMALDIVLRGVSNIRLAAMLSTMHGESIAKMVHSAIDTENKIRGADTWLTAEVHSLEHQACIDALSTASFELPPETLEAGEEVAASLAPAQPETQEEPQQKPEESQVEDPFAASDAINKPQELVEGFKKTKDPATDLTSALEGLDVTTLPPPEATQSTQINVEGFEGNYGGVEFGNEQASIGEAFEGFNDAWGGGLDPSEFVGTTKPPKPQGLGGVELLQTGPDAAPKAAAESGSGTPLENLLVKKTEMKGPEMYISEVISAEFRESLLARVGLMGVVYLRTLPPKTAGDKETEFSFRIEGTSAVKRFVIQNSRVSSLGNGLFHVRTAASEEPIPIIKYSLLPRLTPLPLRIRLTKRHTGSLLSVMIQYASNPDLLVPLHDVTFTLKLPVDPTLLKVSPKAVLNRTEREIKWLVPEIPLKGSPGRLRVRMPVDSSEDDEEIEVVGYVKFSEQVTQSLSGVSIRPASEGKTDFYEVSDRLESGVYMCD